A portion of the Thermosediminibacter oceani DSM 16646 genome contains these proteins:
- a CDS encoding dihydrolipoamide acetyltransferase family protein: MAVYIVMPKLGLTMKEGTLTKWLKKVGDKVSKGEEVAEVSTEKITNVVESPADGIVGKILVSEGAVVPVATPIGIILAEGEKLPVEDEAGPANTSPSTVAVQADRLETPAVEKNQEKFIKATPLARKIAKENNVDLSLIAGTGPGGRITEEDVRKYIENKLNVKKDSPAVVEEDTGSVKKVPMDNMRRVIAERMKNSWNSAPHVTENIKVDVTELVKFREELNKFADEKFTYTDLIAKACVLAIKRNPVINWSIEGEYIIQHEKINLGIAVALENGLIVPVIKDAGSKSLTEISKMIKDLSARARENRLSPEEIKDGTFTITNLGMYGIDSFTPIINPPESAILGVNTIYKEPAVVEDSISIRQVMMLSLSFDHRLIDGATAAKFLMDLKRILENPVMLAL; encoded by the coding sequence ATGGCGGTTTATATAGTAATGCCAAAACTTGGTCTCACAATGAAAGAAGGAACTTTAACCAAATGGTTGAAAAAAGTTGGGGATAAAGTATCAAAAGGAGAAGAGGTGGCTGAAGTTTCCACCGAAAAGATCACCAATGTGGTTGAATCTCCTGCAGATGGGATTGTGGGAAAAATTTTGGTGAGTGAAGGCGCTGTTGTACCTGTAGCTACTCCGATCGGCATTATCCTGGCTGAAGGCGAAAAACTCCCAGTAGAAGATGAGGCTGGTCCCGCAAATACTTCTCCTTCTACCGTGGCTGTGCAGGCTGACCGGCTTGAGACACCGGCGGTGGAAAAGAATCAGGAAAAGTTTATAAAAGCTACGCCTTTAGCTAGAAAGATTGCAAAAGAAAACAATGTGGATCTCTCCCTGATTGCCGGTACCGGACCTGGTGGCAGAATTACCGAAGAAGACGTAAGGAAATACATAGAAAATAAATTGAATGTAAAGAAAGACAGCCCTGCTGTGGTTGAGGAAGACACGGGATCTGTAAAGAAAGTGCCGATGGACAATATGAGAAGGGTCATCGCCGAAAGGATGAAAAATAGCTGGAACAGCGCTCCCCATGTTACGGAGAATATTAAAGTTGATGTTACCGAACTTGTTAAGTTTAGAGAAGAACTTAATAAATTTGCTGATGAGAAATTTACCTACACCGACTTAATAGCTAAAGCATGTGTGCTTGCAATCAAAAGAAATCCCGTAATCAATTGGTCTATTGAAGGAGAGTATATAATCCAGCACGAAAAGATAAATCTCGGAATAGCAGTCGCTCTAGAAAATGGGTTAATAGTTCCGGTGATAAAGGATGCCGGGTCAAAATCCCTCACGGAGATCTCTAAGATGATAAAAGACCTGAGTGCTAGGGCCAGGGAAAACAGATTATCTCCCGAGGAAATAAAAGATGGCACGTTTACCATAACGAATCTCGGCATGTACGGTATAGATAGCTTTACACCTATTATAAATCCGCCGGAAAGCGCTATATTGGGAGTTAACACAATATACAAAGAACCTGCAGTGGTCGAAGATAGTATCTCTATAAGACAGGTTATGATGCTGAGCCTGTCCTTCGACCACAGGCTTATTGATGGCGCGACCGCTGCTAAATTCCTGATGGATCTTAAGCGCATACTAGAAAATCCTGTAATGCTAGCTTTATAG
- the atpB gene encoding F0F1 ATP synthase subunit A, translating to MEFFPKVVFHWRIYNLSVPVTETVVVTWFIMAILIAVSYYAGKSIGKKSSTFQKLAEVFYEIVDKLVGETMGSERKGFVPYIGTLAAFLLLSNLAGLFTLRPPTADLSTTLTLAAITFVLTQQESIRRKGLAGYLKSFFEPQPLMAPLNIIGTLANPVSMAFRLFGNILGGMIIIGLIYSAVPLLVPVPLHFYFDVFAGVLQAFIFVMLTMVFVAMSD from the coding sequence ATGGAGTTCTTCCCAAAGGTAGTTTTTCACTGGCGCATATACAACCTTTCCGTGCCCGTCACCGAAACGGTAGTGGTGACGTGGTTTATCATGGCCATACTGATAGCTGTATCCTATTACGCCGGAAAAAGCATAGGGAAAAAATCCAGCACCTTCCAGAAACTCGCAGAGGTTTTTTACGAAATCGTGGATAAGCTCGTCGGGGAGACCATGGGCAGCGAGCGAAAGGGATTTGTCCCCTATATAGGTACACTGGCGGCCTTTCTCCTGCTGTCGAATCTGGCTGGACTTTTTACCCTCAGGCCTCCCACGGCGGATCTTTCCACAACCTTGACGCTGGCCGCCATAACCTTTGTGTTAACCCAGCAGGAGAGCATCAGGCGAAAGGGCCTTGCGGGATACCTGAAGAGCTTTTTTGAACCGCAGCCCCTGATGGCGCCGCTGAATATAATAGGAACTCTTGCCAACCCGGTTTCAATGGCGTTCAGGCTTTTCGGTAACATTCTGGGGGGGATGATTATAATCGGGCTTATATACTCGGCCGTCCCCCTGCTGGTGCCGGTGCCTCTCCACTTTTACTTTGACGTCTTCGCCGGGGTGCTTCAAGCCTTCATATTCGTTATGCTCACCATGGTATTTG
- a CDS encoding ATP-NAD kinase family protein gives MSKIGIIANPASGKDIRRLVAHATIIDNNEKVNIVKRIILASQELGVEKIYIMADTFNIGYKAVNDLVYLKQLKANVEILDMPLTAGFKDSMVATSMMEEKGVGCIVSLGGDGTNRAIAKVIKDTPLISISTGTNNVYPSMIEGTVAGIAAAVVASGLFDKAATCNKNKRIEIYKGRELVDIALIDAVVSRESFVGAKAIWDQESITDIFVTRAHPASIGFSSIVGYKEIIDDGDDVGAHVQLGAGGETILAPIAPGIVRKISIKKFNPLKLDEDYIYNAENRGIIALDGEREIPVRAGDCILFRISRNGPYQVDIRRTLEIAQKSNFFRKV, from the coding sequence ATGAGTAAAATTGGAATAATAGCAAATCCCGCCTCAGGTAAGGATATAAGAAGGTTGGTAGCTCATGCGACGATAATAGATAACAACGAAAAAGTAAATATCGTAAAAAGAATAATACTGGCATCCCAGGAGCTGGGAGTCGAGAAGATTTATATAATGGCTGATACTTTTAATATCGGTTACAAGGCGGTGAACGACCTCGTTTATTTAAAACAATTGAAAGCTAATGTGGAAATACTCGACATGCCTCTAACTGCCGGATTCAAGGATTCTATGGTTGCTACCAGTATGATGGAGGAGAAGGGCGTCGGCTGCATAGTGTCTTTGGGCGGGGACGGAACCAACAGGGCCATTGCCAAGGTTATTAAAGATACGCCACTGATTTCGATTTCAACCGGCACCAATAACGTCTATCCATCGATGATCGAGGGTACAGTGGCCGGCATAGCCGCGGCTGTTGTAGCTTCGGGACTGTTCGACAAAGCGGCTACATGCAATAAAAACAAACGGATAGAAATATATAAAGGAAGGGAATTGGTAGATATTGCCCTAATAGATGCCGTCGTTTCCAGGGAGAGCTTTGTCGGCGCAAAAGCTATATGGGACCAGGAAAGTATAACCGATATATTTGTGACCAGAGCTCATCCGGCTTCAATAGGGTTTTCTTCAATAGTGGGCTATAAGGAAATAATTGATGACGGGGATGACGTTGGGGCTCACGTGCAATTGGGGGCAGGGGGTGAAACCATCCTGGCGCCTATAGCTCCGGGGATTGTGAGAAAGATAAGCATAAAGAAATTTAACCCCTTAAAGCTGGATGAAGATTATATTTATAATGCCGAGAATCGAGGTATTATAGCCCTTGATGGTGAAAGAGAAATACCCGTCAGAGCAGGTGACTGTATTTTATTCAGGATTTCAAGGAACGGACCTTATCAAGTAGATATCAGGAGGACTTTAGAAATAGCTCAAAAATCTAATTTTTTTAGAAAGGTGTGA
- the lpdA gene encoding dihydrolipoyl dehydrogenase, which translates to MDYNVIVIGGGPGGYTAAIRASELGARVALVEEDSLGGTCLNRGCIPTKVYAHAASIINEIKKAGDFGIAAQYTIDVDKLRAKKEKVVERLVGGVGYLMKAHKVDVIKGRAKFLDRNTIKVDRKYTAEKFIIATGSKTLIPPVPGMGLPGVMTSDRALELERVPERIAIIGAGIIGLEFANIYSSLGSQVIIIEMLPELLPMVDRDIAGILQSALENRGIELHLNSRVEKIEEGPIVVFTKSGNTERLECDAVLVAVGRVANVNGVEALNLRLEGKGIKVDDFMRTNIDNIYAVGDVTGGIQLAHVAAYQGIIAAHNAVGEKRKADMKVVPSCVYTEPEIAWVGLNEALAREKYGDIKVGTFTYSASGRALTMGEDHGLIKIIAEAKYNQIVGMEIIGRDATEIIHEGALAIKEEFTAEEIAETIHAHPTISECIKEACEDILGLPINKVSLKK; encoded by the coding sequence ATGGACTATAACGTAATAGTAATAGGAGGCGGACCCGGCGGCTATACGGCAGCAATAAGAGCCAGTGAACTCGGAGCAAGGGTTGCCCTGGTAGAGGAAGATTCATTAGGGGGTACATGCCTGAACAGGGGCTGTATCCCGACTAAGGTTTATGCGCACGCCGCATCGATAATAAATGAAATAAAAAAGGCCGGGGATTTCGGTATAGCGGCCCAGTACACTATCGATGTGGATAAGCTGAGGGCGAAAAAAGAGAAGGTGGTAGAAAGGCTTGTAGGCGGCGTGGGCTACCTGATGAAAGCGCACAAGGTGGACGTCATAAAGGGCAGGGCCAAATTCCTCGACAGAAATACAATAAAGGTGGATAGGAAATACACGGCGGAAAAATTCATCATAGCTACAGGTTCCAAGACGCTAATTCCACCGGTGCCGGGTATGGGCCTTCCCGGGGTTATGACCAGTGACAGGGCCCTCGAGCTGGAAAGGGTACCGGAAAGAATCGCAATAATAGGAGCGGGGATAATAGGGCTGGAGTTTGCCAATATATATAGTTCGCTGGGAAGCCAGGTCATTATAATAGAAATGCTGCCGGAGTTGTTGCCCATGGTAGACAGGGACATAGCCGGTATATTGCAGAGCGCCCTTGAAAATAGGGGAATTGAGCTACATCTCAACAGTAGGGTTGAGAAGATAGAAGAGGGCCCGATAGTGGTGTTCACAAAAAGCGGGAATACCGAACGGTTGGAGTGCGATGCGGTACTGGTGGCGGTAGGAAGGGTAGCAAACGTGAACGGTGTTGAAGCGCTCAACCTGCGGTTGGAAGGAAAAGGAATAAAAGTGGATGACTTTATGAGAACAAATATAGACAATATATACGCCGTGGGAGATGTAACGGGAGGAATACAACTTGCCCATGTGGCAGCCTATCAGGGGATAATTGCAGCTCACAATGCCGTTGGAGAAAAAAGGAAGGCCGACATGAAAGTCGTGCCGAGCTGCGTATACACGGAACCGGAGATTGCATGGGTAGGGCTGAATGAGGCTCTTGCCAGAGAAAAATACGGGGATATTAAAGTGGGAACCTTTACCTATTCAGCTTCAGGCAGAGCACTGACTATGGGGGAGGATCACGGCTTAATAAAGATAATAGCCGAAGCAAAATACAACCAGATAGTTGGAATGGAAATTATCGGGAGGGATGCTACAGAGATAATACACGAAGGCGCGCTGGCTATAAAGGAGGAGTTTACAGCAGAGGAAATAGCAGAAACAATACATGCGCACCCGACAATATCGGAGTGTATAAAGGAAGCGTGTGAAGATATATTGGGGTTACCTATTAACAAGGTAAGTTTAAAAAAATAA